The following coding sequences lie in one Polynucleobacter asymbioticus genomic window:
- a CDS encoding polysaccharide deacetylase family protein encodes MYWNTSLARLIALIVLATCCSLAFAQENHCKKTVYLTFDTGNMSVAQTIADILKRQNIKATFFLANEKTYRGDFSLDDSWQSYWQDRVREGHHFGSHTYDHLYFVKDGASGEILAKPQFGPKAGVVTLYNEASYCREIRRVDDRFKELTGSSLQKIWRAPGGKTSPRSIRMGSQCGYQHFGWNAAGFLGDELSSQTHPNQMLLDKASSQLQDGDITMAHLGIWSRKDPWAPAVLEQLIVNLKARSFCFATLPKLDK; translated from the coding sequence ATGTATTGGAATACCTCGCTTGCTCGGTTGATAGCGCTAATTGTTTTAGCAACATGTTGTTCACTTGCCTTTGCCCAAGAAAATCATTGCAAGAAAACGGTTTACCTTACTTTTGATACCGGTAACATGTCTGTTGCGCAAACTATTGCTGACATACTGAAACGTCAAAACATTAAAGCCACTTTTTTCCTGGCGAATGAAAAAACATATCGTGGTGATTTTTCTTTAGATGATTCGTGGCAATCCTATTGGCAAGACCGCGTGCGTGAAGGCCATCATTTCGGTAGTCACACGTATGACCATTTGTACTTTGTCAAAGATGGAGCTAGCGGAGAGATTTTGGCAAAGCCGCAATTTGGACCAAAGGCTGGGGTTGTAACCCTTTACAACGAAGCTAGCTATTGTCGAGAAATCAGAAGGGTGGATGATCGTTTCAAAGAATTAACTGGTAGCAGTCTTCAGAAAATTTGGCGTGCTCCGGGTGGAAAAACATCCCCTCGTTCGATTCGCATGGGTAGTCAGTGTGGTTATCAGCATTTTGGCTGGAATGCCGCAGGATTTTTAGGTGATGAGCTGAGCTCCCAAACCCATCCCAATCAGATGCTCTTGGATAAGGCGAGTAGCCAGCTCCAGGATGGTGACATCACCATGGCCCATTTGGGTATTTGGTCTCGCAAGGATCCCTGGGCTCCAGCGGTTTTAGAGCAGCTGATTGTGAATCTCAAGGCCCGCAGCTTCTGCTTTGCAACTCTGCCAAAACTAGATAAATAA
- a CDS encoding competence/damage-inducible protein A, which yields MVEALKGASIDESELKSRRFGLIVIGDEILSGRRQDKHLGKLIELLNERGLSLSWAKYVADDPEQITATLKDSFASGDVVFSTGGIGATPDDHTRHCAALALGTKTALHPTAQELIAGRIQTMAEGDPAKADLSTPENQHRFKMGEFPLGSDIIPNPYNQIPGFSIREHYFVPGFPVMAAPMMAWCLDHYYQNLFHRDNWAEQSFIVPKGIESTLTPLMERIEASFPGVKVFSLPSVGDSSRGGVYSERHIELGIKGNAQLLESAWIALRTGTEALGYEIHDITKSK from the coding sequence ATGGTTGAAGCATTAAAAGGTGCCAGCATTGATGAGTCTGAATTAAAGTCTCGTCGTTTTGGTTTAATCGTGATTGGTGATGAAATCTTATCGGGCCGTCGTCAAGATAAGCATCTGGGCAAACTCATTGAGCTACTCAATGAGCGTGGCTTGAGTCTGTCTTGGGCCAAATATGTTGCAGATGATCCGGAGCAAATTACAGCCACACTAAAAGATAGCTTTGCTAGTGGCGATGTGGTTTTTAGTACTGGTGGTATTGGCGCAACCCCTGACGATCACACAAGGCACTGCGCTGCTTTAGCTCTTGGCACTAAAACTGCGCTACATCCGACTGCTCAAGAGTTAATTGCTGGACGCATTCAGACTATGGCAGAAGGGGATCCTGCTAAAGCCGATTTGAGTACCCCTGAAAATCAACATCGCTTCAAAATGGGTGAGTTCCCGCTAGGTAGTGACATCATCCCTAATCCCTATAACCAGATTCCGGGTTTTTCTATTCGAGAGCACTACTTTGTTCCGGGCTTTCCGGTAATGGCAGCTCCGATGATGGCCTGGTGCCTGGATCACTATTATCAAAACCTATTTCATCGTGACAATTGGGCTGAGCAGAGTTTTATTGTTCCCAAGGGGATTGAATCCACCTTAACGCCATTAATGGAGCGAATTGAGGCCAGTTTCCCTGGGGTAAAGGTATTTAGTCTCCCATCAGTTGGTGACTCCTCCAGAGGCGGTGTTTACTCCGAGCGTCATATTGAGCTGGGCATTAAAGGTAATGCCCAACTACTGGAAAGTGCCTGGATAGCTTTGCGAACCGGGACTGAGGCCCTAGGTTATGAAATTCACGATATTACAAAATCTAAGTAA
- a CDS encoding sterol desaturase family protein yields MDSNPFIDTIASAYASTQEFLFAHVAGPILYQFDLMSMAEDVFDGIDWFLFGCIQILLIAVILRTWEKFSPAETQERFAQSSKADIFYTLFHRLGIFHGLIFLALSGFFFQIDSVLHDFRFSRLNVESWWPPLTSIPLVSFCIYFVLLDFVEYLYHRASHVFNWWWQLHALHHSQTVMTAWSDDRNHILDDIMHAVMFSFFALLFGVSPSQFILLVVLSQFIQSWQHANLKIHLGAFKYFLVSPMYHRMHHAVGYGHEAKGKPGVLGGCNFGVLFPWWDMMFNTAIFPKEVHPTGVRDLTISPNVIQQQWHGLIHSVREIFPRAK; encoded by the coding sequence ATGGATTCCAATCCCTTCATAGACACAATTGCCTCAGCCTACGCAAGCACTCAAGAATTCTTGTTTGCACATGTGGCTGGACCAATTTTGTATCAATTTGATCTTATGTCGATGGCTGAGGATGTATTTGACGGAATTGATTGGTTTTTATTTGGGTGCATTCAAATCTTGCTAATTGCAGTCATCCTGCGTACTTGGGAAAAATTTTCACCAGCAGAGACCCAGGAGCGTTTCGCTCAGAGTTCCAAGGCAGATATTTTTTACACCTTGTTTCATCGCCTCGGCATCTTTCATGGCTTGATATTTTTAGCCCTGTCAGGATTCTTCTTTCAAATTGACTCCGTTCTCCATGATTTCCGCTTCAGCAGGTTAAATGTCGAATCCTGGTGGCCGCCGCTGACTTCAATTCCATTGGTCAGTTTTTGTATTTACTTTGTATTGCTAGATTTTGTGGAGTACTTGTATCACCGCGCCTCACATGTATTTAATTGGTGGTGGCAATTGCATGCTTTGCACCATAGTCAAACTGTCATGACTGCCTGGTCAGATGATCGAAACCATATTTTGGATGACATCATGCATGCGGTAATGTTTTCTTTCTTTGCACTATTGTTTGGTGTCTCACCAAGCCAATTTATTTTGCTAGTAGTTCTTAGTCAATTTATTCAGAGTTGGCAGCATGCTAATCTCAAAATTCATCTAGGAGCATTCAAGTATTTCTTAGTCTCCCCGATGTATCACCGCATGCACCATGCAGTAGGATATGGCCATGAGGCCAAAGGTAAGCCTGGTGTTTTGGGCGGCTGTAATTTTGGTGTTTTGTTTCCATGGTGGGACATGATGTTCAACACTGCCATTTTCCCGAAGGAAGTGCATCCTACTGGCGTGAGAGATTTAACTATTTCGCCCAATGTAATACAGCAGCAGTGGCATGGTTTGATCCACTCCGTTCGTGAAATTTTTCCCAGAGCAAAATAA
- the hrpA gene encoding ATP-dependent RNA helicase HrpA: MPASNTSRRLEIRFPEELPVSGQRQIIKDALSSHQVVIVCGETGSGKTTQLPKICLDLGRGTINGGRLIGHTQPRRIAATATAKRIAQELGTPIGQDVGYQVRFADKTSQGASIKLMTDGILLAETQRDPQLRAYDTLIIDEAHERSLNIDFLLGYLRQLLPKRPDLKLIITSATIDAKRFSDHFTLNGKSAPVIEVSGRLFPVEQRYEPLEPDAKPDGKKESKEAKEIPDAVTEAIANVWREGTSGAGDVLVFLPGEREIRDCAEALRKDHVLQQRFHPEVLSLFARQSVAEQERVFHPGNGRRIILTTNVAETSLTVPNIRYVVDSGLARVKRYSYRNKVEQLQIEPISQAAANQRAGRCGRVSDGICIRLYSEQDYLSRPKFTDPEILRSSLAAVLLRMSSLRLPRIQEFPFIDKPLGRAIADGVQLLDELGAIVYDETAKDADKDINNSFKLTPTGKQLADLPLDPRIGRMLLAAKEQNALREVTIIASALATQDPRDRPMDQAAAADQAHLQFADERSEFLSFVKLWDWYQDALKHKHSNRQLENLCRSKFLSPRRLREWRDVHGQLHTLLGEKGWKENPSAATYEQVHLSLLTGLLGYVAKKEEDEKSQERGSKTGSYVGARGIRPFIWPGSTIGKKAGAWILAGELQETNRMYARTIAKIKPGWVEKVAAHRLIKSLSEPFWDSRQGEVMAFERGTLYGLPIYHGRRVRYEPHNPEDARSIFITNALVQEEMFGRMDTPALMRETEADARKKYPGSFEFFWHNRRLIKEIEALEHRSRRPDVLVDDDLLFAFYDSRIPKDVLSREGMNAWLKKASRSEGANQELPDSLLRLAKADLMRHEAAGITVDRYPKKMMVGGTELSLTYHFEPGSPKDGVTLVVPLTLLNQIDGRRCEWLVPGMCEEKIHLLLKSLPQKLRRHCVPLPEYAKSFLERMLSEKQFGVGDFLDSLITDIRKERGLEIKRTDFRPESLPLHSSMNFRLVDEHGRQLELERNLSRLRAEYGETARTAFQAIAQQAVQEELGADMPVSPPNMGAKTHSSSNISAVKNIEQGGYRSWEFGELPETLEIQKGNRTLFGYPALVDRTESCDLEVFDDLLEARKYHWLGLRRLFALSNKDTLKALQKQLPGIRELGLLFINVGSVDGLIEQILNLALERAFMSDPLPVNAEQFAERLQAGKPRLALIAQEISKHALAALQAHADLQKKLAQAKAASANAYTDIQTQVQGLIFPKFVSDTPYAQLVHFPRYLKGIAMRIDKLRANPSRDAQCQKDWESVARPWQKLVQGSRGSANYAIAEDQALTDFRWQLEELRVALYAQELKTPTPMSLKRLEKVLASFR, translated from the coding sequence GTGCCTGCTTCCAACACCTCACGTCGGCTAGAAATTCGCTTTCCAGAGGAGTTGCCGGTATCAGGCCAGCGCCAAATCATCAAGGATGCCTTGAGTTCTCACCAGGTTGTGATTGTCTGTGGCGAGACTGGTTCGGGCAAAACAACCCAATTACCCAAAATCTGTTTGGACCTCGGTAGGGGCACGATCAACGGTGGTCGCCTGATTGGGCATACTCAGCCTCGCCGTATTGCTGCAACAGCTACAGCGAAGCGCATAGCCCAGGAGCTGGGCACTCCAATAGGTCAAGATGTGGGTTATCAAGTTCGCTTTGCCGATAAGACCAGTCAAGGCGCCTCCATCAAGCTCATGACGGATGGTATTTTATTGGCAGAAACCCAACGGGATCCCCAGCTTCGCGCCTATGACACGCTCATTATTGATGAAGCTCATGAGCGCAGCCTCAATATTGATTTTTTGCTGGGCTATCTTCGCCAGTTACTTCCTAAGCGACCGGACCTCAAGCTGATCATCACATCAGCCACGATTGACGCTAAGCGTTTTTCCGATCATTTCACTTTAAATGGCAAGTCTGCGCCGGTGATTGAGGTTAGCGGACGACTTTTCCCGGTGGAGCAGCGGTACGAGCCCCTTGAGCCCGATGCCAAGCCAGACGGAAAAAAAGAGTCCAAAGAGGCTAAAGAAATTCCGGATGCAGTCACAGAGGCCATTGCTAATGTGTGGCGAGAGGGTACCTCAGGCGCTGGCGATGTTCTCGTCTTTTTACCTGGAGAGCGAGAGATTCGGGATTGTGCTGAAGCTCTCCGAAAAGACCATGTTCTACAACAACGCTTTCATCCGGAAGTTCTGAGTCTTTTTGCGCGGCAATCGGTTGCGGAACAAGAGCGCGTGTTTCATCCTGGTAATGGTCGACGCATCATCTTGACCACCAACGTTGCCGAGACCTCATTAACGGTTCCCAATATTCGTTATGTAGTCGATAGTGGTTTGGCCCGTGTGAAGCGTTACTCCTACCGCAACAAAGTTGAGCAGCTTCAAATTGAGCCAATATCTCAGGCAGCTGCCAATCAAAGGGCTGGTCGTTGTGGCCGTGTATCAGACGGTATTTGTATTCGTTTATATAGCGAGCAAGATTATCTAAGTCGCCCAAAATTCACCGACCCAGAAATTCTACGCAGCTCATTAGCAGCAGTATTGCTGCGTATGAGCTCTTTGCGCTTACCCCGAATTCAAGAATTCCCATTCATTGATAAGCCTCTAGGCCGTGCGATTGCTGATGGTGTCCAGTTATTGGATGAGTTAGGCGCCATCGTCTATGACGAAACTGCTAAGGATGCAGACAAGGATATTAACAACAGCTTCAAGCTAACGCCTACAGGTAAGCAATTGGCTGATCTGCCCTTGGATCCGCGAATTGGCCGTATGCTCCTGGCAGCCAAAGAGCAAAACGCTTTGCGTGAAGTCACCATCATTGCTTCAGCTCTGGCTACACAGGATCCCCGTGATCGACCCATGGATCAAGCCGCCGCTGCTGATCAGGCGCATTTGCAGTTTGCAGATGAGCGTTCTGAGTTCCTCAGCTTCGTCAAGCTTTGGGATTGGTATCAAGATGCCTTAAAGCACAAGCATAGCAATCGTCAATTAGAAAATCTCTGCCGGAGCAAGTTTTTATCTCCAAGGCGATTGCGTGAATGGCGCGATGTTCATGGTCAACTCCATACGCTGTTGGGTGAAAAGGGTTGGAAAGAAAATCCCTCGGCGGCTACTTATGAGCAAGTTCATCTATCTTTGTTAACGGGTCTTCTAGGCTATGTAGCCAAAAAAGAAGAGGATGAAAAATCCCAAGAGCGTGGCAGTAAGACTGGTAGCTATGTTGGTGCCCGTGGCATTCGACCCTTTATCTGGCCGGGATCGACCATAGGTAAAAAGGCGGGGGCTTGGATTTTGGCTGGCGAGCTTCAGGAAACCAACCGTATGTATGCGCGCACGATTGCCAAGATCAAGCCTGGGTGGGTTGAGAAGGTTGCGGCACACCGCCTGATTAAGTCTCTGAGTGAGCCATTTTGGGACAGTCGTCAAGGTGAAGTAATGGCCTTTGAGCGCGGCACCTTGTATGGCTTACCGATTTATCACGGGCGTCGAGTTCGCTATGAGCCACATAACCCTGAGGATGCTCGTTCAATATTCATTACCAATGCCTTGGTTCAGGAAGAAATGTTCGGGCGCATGGATACTCCGGCATTGATGCGAGAGACTGAAGCTGACGCGAGAAAAAAATATCCCGGAAGTTTTGAGTTCTTCTGGCACAACCGTAGATTAATAAAAGAGATCGAGGCACTAGAGCATCGCTCCAGACGTCCTGATGTTTTGGTGGATGATGATCTTTTATTTGCTTTTTATGATTCACGTATTCCCAAAGATGTCCTGAGTAGGGAGGGCATGAATGCTTGGCTGAAGAAGGCATCGAGGAGTGAGGGCGCCAATCAAGAGTTGCCCGATAGCCTCTTGCGTTTAGCGAAGGCAGATTTAATGCGCCACGAAGCTGCTGGCATTACGGTAGATCGCTATCCTAAAAAGATGATGGTTGGCGGTACCGAATTGAGTTTGACCTATCACTTTGAGCCAGGCAGTCCTAAAGATGGAGTCACCCTCGTTGTTCCCTTGACGCTATTAAATCAGATTGATGGTCGTCGTTGCGAATGGCTTGTTCCAGGTATGTGTGAGGAAAAAATTCACCTGTTACTGAAATCACTCCCCCAAAAATTACGTCGTCACTGTGTGCCGCTTCCAGAATATGCAAAATCGTTCTTAGAGCGCATGCTCTCAGAAAAGCAGTTTGGGGTCGGTGACTTTTTAGATAGTCTAATTACGGATATTCGTAAAGAACGTGGTTTAGAAATTAAGCGTACGGATTTCAGACCCGAATCTCTGCCACTGCATTCTTCTATGAATTTCCGCCTAGTGGATGAGCATGGACGCCAGCTTGAATTAGAGCGTAATTTATCTCGATTACGTGCTGAATATGGGGAGACAGCTCGAACTGCATTCCAAGCGATTGCGCAGCAAGCTGTTCAAGAAGAGCTGGGCGCTGATATGCCTGTAAGCCCACCAAACATGGGTGCAAAGACACATTCAAGTTCCAATATCTCTGCGGTAAAAAATATAGAGCAGGGCGGTTATCGCAGTTGGGAGTTTGGTGAGCTACCTGAGACGCTTGAAATCCAAAAAGGCAATCGCACTTTATTTGGCTATCCTGCACTAGTAGATCGCACCGAGTCATGTGATCTTGAAGTATTTGATGATTTGTTGGAAGCCAGGAAATATCATTGGCTAGGTCTTCGTAGATTATTTGCTTTGTCGAATAAAGACACGCTCAAGGCATTGCAAAAACAATTGCCTGGAATTCGGGAGTTGGGTTTATTGTTTATCAATGTGGGTTCGGTGGACGGATTAATTGAACAAATTCTGAATCTGGCGCTAGAGCGGGCATTTATGAGTGATCCATTGCCTGTCAATGCTGAGCAATTTGCTGAACGTTTGCAAGCAGGTAAGCCTCGATTGGCCTTAATTGCACAAGAGATTTCAAAGCATGCCTTAGCAGCTTTGCAGGCTCATGCAGATCTGCAAAAGAAGTTAGCTCAAGCTAAAGCTGCCTCGGCCAATGCATACACAGACATTCAAACGCAAGTGCAGGGTTTAATTTTCCCTAAATTCGTATCGGATACGCCATATGCGCAACTGGTGCATTTCCCCCGCTATCTCAAAGGGATTGCAATGCGAATTGATAAGTTACGCGCCAACCCTAGTCGCGATGCTCAGTGTCAAAAGGACTGGGAGTCTGTTGCTAGACCATGGCAAAAATTGGTTCAGGGCAGCCGTGGTTCTGCGAACTATGCCATAGCGGAGGATCAGGCTTTGACTGATTTCCGCTGGCAATTGGAGGAGTTGAGGGTGGCCTTATATGCTCAAGAACTCAAGACCCCAACACCAATGTCTTTGAAGCGCTTAGAAAAGGTTCTAGCCAGCTTCCGTTAA
- a CDS encoding EI24 domain-containing protein gives MQQVFKSFGLALVGTMHPRMLWLSLRPFLIVSILWGSLIWLTWTPALEMLSTFLTTSIFTSWIQDGLIWAGFENARAWIAPLFFVMLLIPLISISLLVFIAFTTVPTIVRLVTRQHAYKDLERKKGGGLFGSLVYTLWSALICLVLVMLTLPVWWIPPLVAVLPPLLWGWLTMRLMSYDVLAQHATTEERDTLLHQHRWPLLAMGIVSGMLGAVPTFFWATSALALVLFPIVSFVALWVYSLIFVFAALWFTHYLLDALKELRSNELDKSLNIEARVIDMELPYHG, from the coding sequence ATGCAACAAGTATTCAAGTCTTTCGGCTTGGCTTTGGTTGGAACAATGCATCCCAGAATGCTGTGGTTAAGTCTGCGTCCTTTTTTGATTGTCTCAATTTTATGGGGCAGCCTAATTTGGCTAACTTGGACGCCCGCCCTAGAAATGCTCAGCACCTTTTTGACAACATCTATCTTCACGAGTTGGATTCAGGATGGTTTAATTTGGGCTGGTTTTGAAAATGCTCGCGCTTGGATTGCGCCACTCTTTTTTGTGATGCTTTTAATCCCGCTCATCTCGATTAGCCTGCTGGTGTTTATTGCTTTTACCACTGTACCAACCATCGTTCGACTGGTGACGCGTCAGCATGCCTACAAAGATCTTGAAAGAAAGAAGGGTGGGGGCTTATTTGGTAGTTTGGTTTATACCTTGTGGTCTGCTCTGATCTGCTTAGTCTTGGTGATGTTGACATTACCAGTATGGTGGATACCACCATTGGTAGCAGTATTACCACCACTTCTCTGGGGTTGGTTAACAATGCGATTGATGTCTTACGATGTGTTGGCGCAACATGCCACTACGGAGGAGCGCGATACGCTCTTGCACCAGCATCGTTGGCCACTGCTAGCGATGGGGATTGTTTCAGGAATGCTCGGTGCTGTACCCACATTCTTTTGGGCAACATCTGCTTTGGCTCTGGTCTTATTTCCTATCGTGAGTTTTGTTGCTCTTTGGGTCTACTCTTTAATTTTTGTATTTGCAGCTCTGTGGTTTACCCATTACCTGCTGGATGCATTAAAAGAATTGCGTAGTAATGAATTGGACAAGTCGCTGAATATTGAAGCGCGTGTAATTGATATGGAGCTCCCGTACCATGGTTGA
- a CDS encoding cytochrome D1 domain-containing protein, giving the protein MHTYLTKAKFGTISALIALSFSGFQNGVVAQTTASSDAKLEPKLAVVLNSGEASVSLIDMPSRKVIKTLPVGKEPHHLMMTPDQKTLLIANAAGNDVVLMNPTTGELTGRIPDIIDPYQIGYSPNHKWFVSNGNRLDRVDVYHAQGADFKLAKSIKLGKTPSHVAFTADSKIAFITLQDSNEVAAIDLDTQTVIWKMTTGKVPAGVWLTPGDQYLLVGITGEDNVQVIDWKNRKEVKRIFTGKGAHNFRPLGDKKHVFVTNRIASTISLINMQTLEKTGDITGLPAGPDDMEITPDGKTLWVTLRFSKKVGVIDIPTMKLTSVIPVGRSPHGVFFTPRAGWE; this is encoded by the coding sequence ATGCATACTTATCTCACTAAAGCCAAATTTGGCACTATTTCAGCCCTGATCGCACTTAGCTTCTCCGGGTTTCAGAATGGCGTTGTTGCTCAAACCACCGCATCTTCTGACGCCAAGCTTGAACCCAAGTTAGCGGTTGTCTTGAACTCAGGCGAAGCAAGCGTGAGCTTGATTGATATGCCCAGTCGTAAAGTGATTAAGACTCTACCCGTTGGCAAGGAGCCGCATCACTTGATGATGACCCCCGATCAAAAGACCTTACTCATAGCTAATGCTGCCGGCAATGATGTAGTGCTGATGAATCCCACTACCGGTGAGTTAACAGGTAGGATTCCGGACATTATCGATCCATATCAAATTGGCTATTCGCCAAATCATAAGTGGTTTGTTTCAAACGGCAATCGTTTGGACAGGGTTGATGTGTATCACGCCCAAGGTGCAGACTTCAAGTTGGCAAAATCTATCAAATTAGGTAAGACACCAAGTCACGTTGCGTTTACTGCAGATAGCAAGATCGCATTCATCACTCTGCAAGACTCCAATGAAGTGGCTGCGATTGATTTGGATACGCAGACGGTGATTTGGAAAATGACCACAGGTAAAGTACCTGCTGGTGTTTGGCTCACGCCTGGAGATCAATATCTATTGGTTGGTATTACCGGTGAAGATAATGTTCAAGTCATTGACTGGAAAAATCGCAAAGAAGTGAAGCGGATCTTTACCGGGAAGGGTGCTCACAACTTCCGTCCACTAGGTGATAAAAAGCATGTGTTTGTTACCAATCGAATTGCTTCAACTATCAGCTTGATTAATATGCAGACCCTTGAAAAGACGGGGGATATCACTGGCTTGCCAGCTGGTCCAGATGATATGGAGATTACGCCTGACGGCAAGACCCTATGGGTGACTTTACGTTTCTCCAAAAAGGTTGGGGTGATTGATATCCCTACGATGAAGCTTACCTCAGTCATTCCTGTTGGTAGATCTCCCCATGGCGTTTTCTTTACCCCACGAGCCGGTTGGGAATAA
- the argA gene encoding amino-acid N-acetyltransferase encodes MPTNAPNPGSNAEESSSNFPFVGWLRDVAPYIHSFREKTFVIAFAGELAQEIGLENLIEDIAMLHAMGMRIVLVHGIRPQIEEQLMLRNIKSQFGKSAMHSYRITDAAALECVKEAAGELRLDIEAAFSRGLPNTPMAGSRISVISGNFITAMPVGVVEGIDYIHTGLVRKVDSTSIKLSLDSNKIVLLSPLGFSPTGQAFNLAFEDVAASTAAALKADKLIFLSPYAGLKDDDGDFITELSMPQLQEYVTQHPELDQGMKSLLNISGRAIRAGVSRVHFLPCNQDGALLEELFTHDGIGMMLASSDIENLREANQDDVGGILQLTSPLEEEGILAARGQDVIERDIQRFSVIEHDRVLFGCAALFPFPNGVGELACLAVDPDVQGSGDGERLLKRVEMRAKREGIKKLFVLTTRTEHWFLKRGFKRASVDDLPEERKQIYNWDRKSMVLTKDL; translated from the coding sequence ATGCCAACAAATGCACCAAACCCCGGCTCAAACGCCGAAGAATCAAGCTCCAACTTTCCTTTTGTGGGATGGCTGCGTGATGTTGCACCCTATATCCATAGCTTCCGCGAGAAGACCTTTGTTATCGCCTTTGCGGGTGAACTTGCTCAAGAAATTGGCCTTGAAAATCTGATTGAAGATATCGCCATGTTGCATGCTATGGGTATGCGCATTGTTCTAGTTCACGGTATTCGCCCTCAAATCGAAGAGCAACTGATGCTCCGCAATATTAAGAGTCAATTTGGTAAAAGTGCGATGCACAGTTATCGGATTACAGATGCAGCAGCTTTAGAGTGCGTTAAAGAGGCTGCTGGTGAATTGCGCCTTGATATCGAAGCCGCGTTTAGTCGTGGACTTCCGAATACGCCAATGGCGGGCTCACGCATCTCAGTAATCTCGGGTAACTTCATTACAGCGATGCCTGTAGGTGTAGTTGAGGGCATCGATTACATCCATACTGGCTTGGTACGAAAGGTAGATTCGACCTCAATCAAGCTCTCGCTCGATAGCAATAAGATTGTTCTGCTCTCACCTCTAGGCTTTTCACCCACTGGTCAAGCATTTAATCTTGCCTTTGAGGATGTGGCCGCATCTACTGCTGCCGCACTTAAAGCAGACAAGCTCATTTTCTTGAGTCCATACGCAGGCTTAAAAGATGATGATGGTGATTTCATTACTGAGCTTTCTATGCCGCAACTTCAAGAATACGTCACCCAACATCCTGAGCTTGATCAGGGCATGAAGAGTTTGCTCAATATCTCAGGTAGAGCGATTCGTGCTGGAGTAAGCCGTGTGCACTTCCTGCCCTGCAATCAAGATGGTGCACTTCTAGAAGAGCTCTTTACCCATGATGGTATTGGCATGATGTTGGCCTCATCCGATATTGAGAATTTGCGTGAAGCCAATCAAGATGACGTTGGCGGCATCTTGCAACTGACGAGCCCACTTGAAGAAGAAGGTATTTTGGCCGCTCGCGGTCAAGACGTGATTGAGCGTGATATTCAGCGCTTCTCGGTTATTGAGCATGACCGCGTTCTCTTCGGTTGTGCAGCCCTCTTCCCATTCCCCAATGGTGTTGGTGAGCTTGCTTGCCTCGCTGTAGATCCTGATGTTCAAGGCTCCGGTGATGGGGAGCGTTTACTGAAACGTGTTGAGATGCGGGCAAAACGGGAAGGCATTAAAAAGCTTTTTGTTTTGACGACCAGAACGGAGCATTGGTTTTTAAAGCGTGGCTTTAAACGTGCTTCCGTTGATGACCTTCCAGAAGAAAGAAAACAGATTTATAACTGGGATCGCAAATCCATGGTTCTCACCAAAGATCTATAG
- a CDS encoding oxidative damage protection protein → MARMVQCIKLNKEAEGMDFAPLPGDLGKKIWNQVSKQAWADWLKHQTMLINENRLNMADPRARQYLLKQVEKYFFEGGADMAQGYVPPAE, encoded by the coding sequence ATGGCACGCATGGTTCAATGTATCAAACTGAACAAAGAAGCTGAAGGTATGGACTTTGCTCCACTTCCTGGCGATCTTGGTAAAAAGATTTGGAATCAAGTCTCCAAGCAGGCCTGGGCTGACTGGTTAAAACATCAAACGATGCTGATTAATGAGAATCGCCTGAATATGGCTGATCCTCGTGCTCGTCAGTACCTACTCAAGCAAGTTGAAAAATACTTCTTTGAAGGCGGTGCAGACATGGCTCAGGGCTATGTACCGCCAGCTGAGTAA